In Thermodesulfovibrionales bacterium, the following proteins share a genomic window:
- a CDS encoding STAS-like domain-containing protein — MSTYNLYKLLKEELGNGSSDLVTRPSGQTIRERIERDLQNEKDGEVIALDFSKIGIIDYSCADEIVAKLVSRLLSGEYGDKYIILIGLNENQKENIEVALERKDLAVIVEMRSGKKILVGSLNNYLHETLDFIARKGKSTAGDLSAALKLPANTSGTRLLNLHKKHLVRRVDIIRNGGRVWVYERI; from the coding sequence ATGTCCACTTACAACCTCTATAAACTCCTCAAGGAAGAACTCGGAAACGGTTCTTCGGACCTAGTTACTCGTCCGTCCGGTCAGACGATACGGGAGCGAATTGAGCGGGATCTACAGAATGAAAAGGACGGCGAAGTTATTGCCCTCGACTTCTCGAAGATCGGGATAATCGATTACTCCTGTGCCGACGAGATTGTCGCAAAGCTTGTTTCAAGATTATTGAGCGGTGAATATGGAGACAAGTATATTATCCTCATCGGTCTAAACGAAAACCAGAAGGAAAACATTGAGGTTGCCCTGGAGCGGAAAGACCTTGCCGTTATTGTTGAGATGAGGAGCGGCAAGAAGATCCTTGTGGGCAGCCTGAATAACTATCTGCATGAGACTCTCGATTTCATAGCGAGGAAAGGGAAGAGTACCGCCGGTGATCTTTCCGCGGCATTAAAGCTGCCCGCAAACACGAGCGGAACAAGGCTGTTGAACCTTCATAAGAAGCATCTTGTGAGAAGAGTCGACATAATAAGAAACGGCGGAAGGGTATGGGTGTATGAGAGAATTTAA